Sequence from the Bacteroidetes bacterium GWF2_43_63 genome:
TCGGTATTTTGTACCAGCTACGAGCGATGCGATATCGAGCATTACAACCCGTTTATTGTGAAGTGTGCGGGGTACTTTCCTTGCCGCGATGCGTAGTGCCAGACCTTCAGCAATGGCAGATTTACCAACGCCGGGTTCTCCAATCAGCACCGGATTATTTTTCTTCCGACGACTCAGGATCTGGGCTATTCGTTCGAGTTCTTTGTCGCGGCCTACAATCGGATCCAGACGTCCTTCTTCGGCAGCTTTGGTCAGATCGCGGCCAAAATTATCCAGCACCGGGGTTTTTGATTTCGATTCGGAACCAGCACCAGCTTTTTTCGAAGAGCTACCGAAACTGCTGCGTTCATCAGCATCGTCATCATCCGACGGAAGCTCATCTTTGATTCTTTCTGAATAATTAGTGTCGTTTCCGGTGATGCTTCTGAGTTCGCTCAGCATTATTTCGTAAGTAGCGCCAGTGCGGCCGAGCAGGGTAGAAACATAATTTTTATTTTCCTTCAGAATGGCAAGCAACAGATGTTCTGTTTCAATCAGTTCGCTTTTCAGATCGCGGGCCACCAGATAAGTGAGTTTCAGAATTTGTTCAACCTGCCTAACCAAAGGAATATCAGCCTCCGGCATGATAGCGGGGCCATCGGTCTGATTGGCAGCCTTTTCAATTGATTTTCGAATTTCACCAAGGTTTACCCCTGCGTTGCGCAGCAAAAGAATAGCCATGCCATCTCCTTCGCGCAGCATTCCAAGGAATAAGTGTTCAACTCCTACATAAGGACTGTTGAGACGCAGGGCTTCCTCTTTGCTGAATCCCAATACATCCATGACACGTTGTGAAAATTTAGCTTCCATATCTGAGTTCCGGTATTAATCACAAAATTACGAATACAGGCCCAAAGATATTGTTATTCTTTCATGTGAAAAATGATATATATCGGTTTTTTTAAACAACAGACTGTTATTAAATGCAATTCAAGAGAACAATTTATTAATCAAACAATTGAGTAGGGATGTAGGTATTTATCAATAATTGTGGAAAACTATTTTCGTTCGTTCAGTAATTTTTCGTAATTTCGCGTGCTATTAAAATGCATCGACAATATTGTCAAAATAGTTGATAAAGAGAAATTTACATGAGCGAATTTGAGAACACAGGAGAAAGAATTGTCAAGGTCAATATAGAAGACCAGATGAAGTCGGCCTACATTGACTACTCAATGTCGGTTATTGTATCCAGAGCGCTGCCTGATGTCAGAGACGGAATGAAACCTGTTCACCGCCGCGTATTGTTCGGAATGCACGAACTTGGCGTGTTTTCAAATCGCCCAACCAAGAAATCCGCCCGTATTGTCGGGGAAGTGCTTGGTAAATATCACCCACATGGTGACACATCTGTCTATGATGCGATGGTTCGAATGGCACAGGAATGGTCGCTCCGCTATCCGCTGGTTGAAGGTCAGGGAAACTTTGGCTCTATCGACGGTGACAGCGCTGCTGCCATGCGATATACCGAAGCTCGTTTGCGTAAAATTGCTGAAGAAATTCTGGCTGATATCGACAAGGAAACTGTTGACATGCAGCTCAATTTCGACGATTCACTCGAAGAGCCGACAGTTTTGCCGGCCAAAGTCCCAAATCTCTTACTCAATGGCGCCAGCGGTATTGCTGTAGGTATGGCCACCAACATGGCTCCGCATAACCTTAAGGAAGTTGTTGACGGTATTGTGGCTTATATTGATGATAACGAAATTACCATCGAAGGCCTGATGAAATACATCAAAGCACCTGATTTCCCAACCGGTGGTATTATTTACGGTTACGACGGTGTAAAAGAAGCTTATGAAACTGGTCGCGGTCGTGTTGTAATGCGCGGTGAAGCTAACGTTGAAGTCAATGAGAAGCACACTCAAATCATTATAAAGTCAATTCCTTATCAGGTTAATAAGTCTGAACTTCTTAAGAAATTTGCAGATCTCGTTAATGAAAAAATTATTGATGGCGTTACTGATTTGCGCGACGAATCGGACCGTGACGGAATGCGGATTGTACTTGATCTGCGCCGCGACGCTGTTCCAAATGTCATTATAAATCAACTTTATCAGCATTCGCCTTTTCAAAGTGCGTTTAATGTAAACAACATTGCGCTTGTTCATGGACGCCCGATGATGCTGAATCTAAAGGATCTGATTCGTCATTTTGTCGACCATCGTCATGTAGTAGTTGTCCGCAGAACTCAATTTGAATTGCGCGAAGCTGAAAAACGCGCTCACATTCTTGAGGGATTACTGATTGCGCTGGATAATATTGACGAAGTTGTTGATATTCTCCGGTCAAGTAAATCTGTTGATCAGGCGCGCGAACGCTTGATGGAGCGTTTTTCCCTGTCCGATATTCAATCAAGGGCTATTGTCGACATGCGTCTCCGGTCTCTTATTGGACTTGAGCGGGATAAACTCAGAGCTGAGTATGATGAGCTGATGCAGCGCATTGAGTATTTCAAAAAAATACTTGATGATCTATCATTGCGCATGCAGATTATTAAAGATGAATTGCTTGAGATAAAGGAAAAATTCGGCGATGAACCCCGCACTGACATTGTTTATCAGGGCAAAAACTTCCGGATCGAAGATACAATTGCCAACGACAGCGTTGTAATCACAATTAGCCGCATGGGCTATATCAAGCGCACGCTGCTTTCGGAATACCGCACTCAGAACCGCGGTGGAAAAGGGTTTAAAGCAAGCAATGTCCGTGAAGAAGATATTCTTGAGAATCTGTACATCGCATCGAATCATGATTATCTGCTGGTGTTTACCAAAAAAGGAAAAGTTTTCTGGATCAGGGTTTATGAAATACCTGAAGGAGCCCGAGCAAGCAAAGGCCGTCCGATTCAGAATCTTCTGTCCATTGAAAACGATGATAAAATTCAAACCGTTATCAATGTTGCTGATCTTACCAATACGGAATATGTTGAAAACAATTTCATTATTCTCTGTACTGAGCATGGAGTTATAAAGAAAACCAGCCTCGAGGCATACAGCCGCCCGCGTCAGAATGGTATCAACGCTATTGGCATCCGCGAAGGCGATACACTTATCCAGGCCAGTCTCACCAACGGAAAGAACGAAGTTCTGATTGCATTACGTTCAGGCAGGGCCATTCGTTTTCCGGAAGAAAAAGTTCGTCCGATGGGACGTAATGCCAGTGGTGTGCGTGGCGTAACACTCGCCGGTGCCGATGACCGGGTTGTTGGCATGGTTTGCATCGAAGACAAGTTGGATCAGATTCTCGTGGTTTCTGAAAAAGGCTTTGGTAAGCGCTCCGATATTGAGGATTATCGCGTCACCAACCGTGGCGGTAAAGGGGTTAAGACCATCAATGTTACCGAAAAAACCGGTAAACTTGTAGCAGCCATGTCGGTAAAAGACGGCGATGAACTTATGATCATTAATGTAAGCGGTATTGCCATTCGCATGTCGGTAAGTGATCTCCGCGTAGTGGGCCGTGCTACTCAGGGTGTCAAACTGATCAATCTGTCGGGCAAAGACAGCATTGCTTCAGTTGCCAAGATTGCATCCGATTTTGTGGAAATTGAAGAAATAGTGGAAGAAAACGTGGAAGAAAACGAACAGAATCCCACCGAAAACGAATCTGCAGAACCCACCGACGAAGTCAAGGAGTAAATTCCCGGCAAAGTCTTTGATAAACCGACCGAAATCGTAAATTTGTGAACTTTTAAAACAAACCAATATCATGAAAAAGTTAGCATTGTTTGTTGTTGCTCTTGTTTTGTCCGGAGTTGTTTTCTCTCAGAATAATCAGGTTGTAAGTGCATTCAACTGGTTAAAAGAAAATAAGCTTGATAAAGCTCTGGCGGCCATTGAGCCAGCAACAAAACACCCTCAGACCATGTCGAGTGCCAAAACCTGGCTTTACAGAGGAAACATCTATTTGAATATTGCTCTGACTGACAACGAAAGTTTCAAGGCATTATGCAGCAATCCGCTCGATTCTGCTTACAACTCCTATCAAAGATCCATTGTTTTGGATAAAGATTACGTTGCTACTTCGGCCAATCCAAATACTGCAAAGTTGGGCCTTTACTATCTGGGAGACCAGTATTTTAATGTAGGTGCCAATTATTACAACAAAAAGGAATGGGCCGAATCGCGAAAGTATTTTGAACGCACCAAACAGATTAAAAACACTTTTGGGGATAGAGATTCACTGGCTACTTTCTATGCTACCAACTGCGCTTTGCAAATGGGAGATAAAGAAACTGCCATGAAATATCTGAAAGAGCTTATTAATATGGAATATAATAAACCTGACATTTATTCCATGCTTGGCAATCTTTACAAAGAATCCGGCGACACAACAAAAATGTTGAACACCATTGCAATGGGTCGTAAAAGATTTCCTTCAGATCTTGGTCTCATTATCACCGAAACCAACTATTATCTGGGCAAAGGCGATTTGGCAAAAGCCCAGGATTTACTGAAAGTGGCTGTTGAAAAAGACCCAAACAATCCGATTCTTCATTTTACCATTGGCAGCAACTACGACAGATTATCGCTCGACACCACAGTTGCTGAAGCCGAAAAAGAATCAATGTTGGCTGAAGCCGAAAAATCCTATCTGAAAGCCATAGAGCTGAAACCGGATTATTTCGATGCATACTATAATCTTGGAGCATTGTTCTTCAATAAAGGGGTTGAATTGTTTGAATTAGCTAACAAGATTCCTGCTGATCAGTTCGATGCTTACGAAAAAGCTAAGACGAAATATATGGAATACTGGAATAAATCAGTTCCTTATCTTGAAAAAGCCAGCGAGCTGATGCCGGATGACATGCCAACCCTCCAGGCCCTTAAATCGCTCTATGCTCGTTTGAACATGCCTGAAAAAATGAAAATTGTTACAGACAAAATCAATACTTTGAAAAAGTAATTATTTGATAATTCCAAAAAATCCGGATTCTGAAAAGATCCGGATTTTTTTTGCACAACAAGAAGCGCATAGGGCATGCGGTTAAACCTCCATGGCGCGGATATGCCATCCGTGACATGGCCATTCTCAATTTGGGCGCGCATCTCTTGCTTGCAACCACGTAAAACGTGGCAAGCTGTTTTAACGGTGACGCGTTACCTTCCTTCTTAATTGGTGCTTCGCTCAAATCGTCCCCGGGACGGAGTTTATCCCGCTGTTGACATTTCGACTCCGCTCAATGTGACAGCGGCGGGGCTCAGCGTGACAGCAGCTTTTGTGTCATTTTTTATTTAGGTTGCAAAACGCGTTTTGCAGGTGCCTGTCGCGTAATGTCAGGATTACTGCACGCGGGTCTCAGTATGGCAGCGACAAGGTTCATGGCTGCCAATATTGGACTGCGCTGCAGTCCCCTCAAAGGAACTACGTAGCTTTTTTTTAATGCCTTCACGTAAAACGTGACAAGGTCGGCTCTCAACCTCAACCTCAACCTTAACCTCGACCTTAACCTATTCAGCCCCCGCTCTCAACCTTTGCACAGCCAGAACAACTTCTTCATTGGTAGCCGGAATGCTTAGCAGTGGCTCAGTTTCATTATTTTTTACTGAAGCAATGGCGTATTTTATGGCGAGCCAGGCCGAAACAGCCAGCGGAAGTGGTGGTTCACCAACAGCTTTGCTCCCGAGTATGGTGTTTTCGTTGAATGCATTTTCAAGAAGCTCCACATTTATTTCAACCGGCACATCGGTTATGGTTGGAATTTTATAAGTATCCGGTGATGCATTGAGCAACTTACCGTCTTTATTCCATTTAAGATCTTCGGTGGTAACCCAGCCAAGACCCTGCACGAATCCGCCAATCACCTGACCTTTGTCGATCATTGGATTAATGCTTTTCCCGGCATCTTCGACCAGATCGGCGCGCAGCAGTTTTACCCGGCCGGTGAGCAGATTCACTTCAACTTCGCTTACCGCCATGCCATAAGTATAATAATGAAATGGTTTTCCAACGCCTTTCGCACGATCGAACCAGATGTCGGGCGTGCGATAATACCCTGCTGAACTCAGATGCGTTTGTTTAAGATAGGCCATACTGCAAAACTCTTCAAAGCCGCATGAAATTTCACTTTGCGTATTATCAAAAACAGTATCGTTTTCAATAGTCACATTTTCAGATTCCACTTTTTTACCCGGATATTTTTCTTCAAGAATTTCCGGGGCCACTGTTTTTATGCGCGCTTTCAGCTGATCCATTGCATTTTTAATGGCCATGCCATTCAGGTCGGAACCCGACGAAGCCGCTGTGGCAGAGGTATTCGGAACTTTCGAAGTATTGGTTGGAGTGACGATTATTCTCTCGAAACTTACGCCAAGCTCAGCAGCAGACACCTGCAGCATTTTCAGATTAAGTCCCTGACCCATTTCGATTCCACCATGATTGACCTGAACAGTACCATCTGCATAAATATGAACCAGCGCTCCAGCCTGATTCAGAAATGCGGTAGTGAACGAAATACCAAATTTGACCGGAACAAGCGCAATTCCTCGCTTGACATCGCGATTGTTTGAATTGAACTCATCGGCCTGTTTTTTACGATTAAAATAGTCTGAAGTCTGAATTATTTTTTCATACACCAGCCCGAGCCGGTTTTCCGAAATAGTCGCGCCATAAGGGGCTGTGTTTCGATCATGAATTCCATAAAAATTCAGTTGCCGGATTACATTGGGATCTTTTTTCAGAAAACGAGCCATAACATCGATGGCGTTTTCGATAACTGCCATGCCTTGTGGCTGGCCGAAACCGCGGAAAGCCACGTTGCTCGGAAGATTTGTTTTCCAGGTGTTTCCAATAATCCGGATATTGGGAATGTAGTAAGCGTTTTCGGCGTGCAGCATGGCCCTTTCAAGAATAGCCATGGTGAGGTCGGTGGCATAACCGGCATCTGAATTAAAAATGACGGTATAAGCTTCAATGCGTCCTTCGCTGTCAAAACCGATTTTCCAGTCCGATTGAAAGCGGTGACGTTTTCCGGTAATACTTTGGTCCATATCGCGCGTGAGACGCAGGCGCACCGGCTTTCTGGTTCTGGCTGCCAAAAGCGAAGTCCATGCAGCCAGGTGATTGCCCGATGTTTCTTTACCACCGAAAGCACCGCCTAAACGCCGTGTTTCAACCACTACCTGATTTCGTCCGATCCCCAGCACTTCTGCGACAACGGCTTGTGTTTCGGTCGGATGCTGTGTACTGCTGTAGCAGGTCATTTCATCGTTTTCGCCCGGAACGGCCAGACAGATTTGTGTCTCGAGATACCAGTGTTCCTGCCCGCCTGAATGAAACTGACCATGCAACACATGCGCACTTTTATGTATTACACCATCCGGATCTCCGCGCTCAATGCGGCGTTCAGGTTGCATTCGGGAGTTGTGCTGAATGGCATCTTCAATAGTGAGTATTGGTGTTTCCGGCTCTATATCAAGCTTTACAAGTGAAGCTGCTTTATATGCAATTTCAAACGAGTCAGCTGCAATCAGCGCAATAGCCTGTCCGATGCATTGAACCTGGCTTTCAGCCAGACAGGGCTCGTCGTGAAAAACGGGTCCCATTTGATTGTCGCCAGGAATATCATTAGCTGTCATTATGCAGCGGACACCAGGCAGATTTTTCGCTGCTGAAATGTCTACACTTTTCAGTTTACCTTTTGCAACCGGTGACGTAACAATATATCCATGTAATTCACCGCTGCGAAGTGGTATGTCGTCGATGTAAACTGTTGTTCCCTGCACATGTTTGATGGCACTGTCGTGAACGGGATCCTGTTGGCTGATCGTGTGTTTCAGTTGCTTTTTCATGGTCAGGAAATTTTCGTATCATTGAAAAACTGCAGCAGTAAATTTGCAGCGGCAATATTGCGGAATTCCGCACCACTGCGTGCATCGGATAAAGGAGTAAAGGTTGTTTTCACCATTTCCATGGCAGCTGAAATATTTTGTTCACTCCATTCCTTTCCGTTGAGAAAGGCTTCAACAGCGGGAACTGGCAAGGTCATGGCGGCCATTCCACCGTAATACATGCAAATATCTGAAACGACATTATTGTCAAGAGTAAGTCTGAAGGCGGCACTTACGGTTGAAATATCCATATCATGCCGCTTGCTCACTTTGTACATTTTTACGATTTCATTTTTCTGCGGAATGGCAAGATATATTTCAGCAATTAATTCATTGGCCTCTAAAACTGTTTTGCGATAGGAAACAACAAAGTCCCTGATTGGAACAATGCGGGAACCTTTTTCGGAAACCAGCTTTAAATCAGCATTGCATGCCATCAGCAGTGGTGCTGTATCTCCGATTGGCGATGCTGAACCGATGTTTCCGCCCAACGTAGCAACCTGTCGGATCTGGCGTGAAGCAAAGACCGATAAAATGTCATGAAATGCTGGAAAAAGATTTTGTAAAGCTGTGCGGATGCTTTCAAGAGATAGTCCGGCGCCTATTTTCAGCTCATTTCCATCGCGTTCGAATGTTTTTAATTCAGCAACTCCCGAAATATCGAGAATGGCCGGAATGTGCCTGAAATGCTTGCTTTGTTGTAATGCGATATCCGAAGATCCGTTAATCACTATTGCTTCGGGATGATTGTGCCGAGCAGCCAGTGCCTGATCCAATGTTAAAGGACGGACGTAATATTGTTCCATAGCCAGCACCTCGAGTTTTGCATCCGGCTTGATGATATTGAGCTTTTCGATTAACACTTTCTCTTCTTTATCAAACAAGTCAGGTATTCGGTTTTGCATAACAGCTTTAGCCGCTTTGCGAATGCTGTCGTAGCCTGTGCAGCGACAAAGATTACCGGCAAGCGCGTTGTTGATTTCGGCATCGTCGGCTGGAGCAGGGTTGTGGTACTGAGCAAAAAGACTCATGATAAACCCTGGTGTGCAAAATCCGCACTGGGTGGCGTGTTCATCAACAACCGCTTTTTGCACCGGATGCAATTCTTCGCTGAACGTTGTTTCGGGCGACAGTCCGCGCGATGTGATGAGCAGTTTTCCATCGATGGCCGGAAGGAACAACAGGCAGGCATTCACAGCTTTATATTCAAGCGCTTTTCCCGATGCATCGGGGCTGGCCATTACGACCGTACATGCTCCACAATCGCCTTCGGCGCAGCCTTCCTTAACTTCGGTGTGATGTTTATCTTTACGAAGCCAGTTCAGGACCGTAGTTGACGGTTTGATTTTTTCGGCACCAAAGTCAATGGTAACGGGCTCTCCGTTGAGCAGAAATGAAATATTCTGTTTGGTTTTCATCCGATATTTCTGTTTTTTACATCAATTAGTTTTGCCAGAATCGACACAGCAATATCTTCCGGTGTTTCGCAGGCAATGTCAACACCGATGGGCATGTCGATACATTCTATTTGTTCCTTTGTCATTCCAAATTCTTCGGCAAATTGTTTTCTGGCAAGTTCAACTTTGCGTTTTGAACCGATCATGCCAATATATTTTTTCGGTTTATTTTTTAGCAGGGCCACTACTTCGCTGTCGAATGAGTGTTTGTAGGTAGTCACCACAATATATGAATTGCTGTGAAATTTTATTTTTTCAGAGGATTCTTCAAAAGGCATTTCATAGGTTGCAGCGAGCCCCTGGGGCCAGGTGGCGCATATTCCTTCGCGGTTATCGGCCACAATAATTTTATAGCCGGCTACTGAAGCCAGCTTTGCAAGGGCTTTTCCGACATGTCCGGCACCGAAAATAACCAATTCGGGTTGTTGCAGCAGTGGTTCAAAATACACAGTCATCCGGCCACCGCAGTGCATTTCGAGGTCGTTGGCAAGATTATATGATTTTACAACCGGCGTGTCGGTATTCATCTTTTTAACGGCCTCGGCAATGGCTTCTTTTTCGATGCTGCCACCGCCGATGGTGCCTTTGATAGAGCCATCGGCAAAGACCATCATTTTCGATCCGGGCTTGCGCGGAGTGGAGCCTTCAGCTCCGATGATAATGCATAAAACCGCAGCAACATTGTTGTTGATGGTTTCAGAAATGTCGTTGAAAAAATTCATGATGCTAATATTTGCAAGGTAAAAGTACAAAATATATTTTAGTGGCGAGTTGTGAATGGTCAGTAGTCAGTTAGATTAAGGTTAATAACGAGGTTAAGGTTTTGAGGTTGAATTAAGCAGGAAAATAGAAATTAAAAAACAGTTATCTTTGAATCCGGAAGGAAATTGCCATGATTAATTAACCAGATTTATGATTCGCAAATTAATTACTACCAGCATTTTATTTGTTTTCATTTTTTCTGTCAATTGCCAGAACTGCAGAATAGATTTCGCGTCGGCTTTCTTATATGCGAATTGCGATAACGTTTTTGTCATTTTTGTAAAAAGCAGCCATGACGGAAAAATTACGACCACTATTGATAATGGCACAATTGAACTTTCATCGATTGAAGACGATTCTGTTTTTAGATATTATGCCCGTCCTAAGGGCAGTATAAATGCAACAATTTCAGTTTATGAAGTCAATGGAAGAGATTCAACTTTATTGGCAAAAGAAAAATACCGGGTGAGACCTTTGCCGCTGCCTTGGGCTAGGTTGTCGACTCAATTATGCAACCCATGCAGGCTTGATGTTCGGGCACTCAAATCTGCGTTCGGGATTCAGGCTTACCTTGTTAATGTGGGACCTGAAATTTCATATCCCATAGTTTCCTTTACTGTCATTGCATTACGCGATTCCACGATGATTTTTACCGAAGAAGTGTCAGGCGGTGATTTTACCGAATCATTGCTTGAAAAATTCGACTTATTGGGGAGAGGCGACAGAGTAATTTTCACATCCATTCAAGCCCAGATTTCAGAGGGATATGATGCTGTGTTGAATTCAATTGAAATAGTGATTGAATAAACATTTTTATTGTTGCAAGATATACATGCAGAATATTATAGGTCACGCGTCAACGTAAAACGTTGCAAGCAGGAGACGCGCGCCCAAGTGTCAATGTCACGCGTCAACGTAAAACAGCTTGCCGCATTTTAGGTGATTGCAGGCTGGAGACGCGCTCCCAGGTTGAGAATGACCATGTCACGGATGACATATCCGCGCCATGGATGTATATGTCACTTTTCAACTTTATGAACCTGATGAACTTTCAACTGCATATGCGTTGTGCAAAAAATTCCTTACAACCCACTACTCACAACTGACCACTATTATGTATCTTTGCACCGCAATGTTTAAGGAGTTTTTACTGCATAAAGTTTTCGGCATCATTCATCAGCGGGCGGTTGAAAAGGCGCTTCGATGCTATGTTGTAGGAGGTTATGTGCGCGACATCATTCTTGAACGGCCTTCGTGGGATGTGGACATTGTGGTTGAAGGCGACGGTATTGAGCTTGCCGAATATGTTGCCTCCCAACTAAAGCCACGCCCGAAAGTTTCGGTTTTCAAAAATTTTGGAACAGCACATTTTGTATATGATGATACGGAATGGGAATTTGTGGGTGCGCGCAGCGAAAGCTATAGTCGCGGCAGCCGCAATCCCGAAGTAATGCCCGCTACCATCGAAGAAGATATGCTAAGGCGCGATTTCACCATCAATGCCATGGCCGTTAGTCTCGGAGCGGATTTTGGTGAATTGTTGGACATGTTTGGCGGTCAGACCGATTTACAAAAGGGCCTTATTCGAACACCGCGTGATCCGCAAATCACATTTTCGGATGACCCGCTTCGTATGCTGCGAGCTGTACGATTCGCATCGCGCTTCGGTTTTGAAATTGCAAAAGAAGCTTTTAGCTCAATCAAAGAAAACATCAGTCGCATCGGAATCATAGCTCCTGAGCGCATTTCGGAGGAGCTCAATAAAATGCTGATGCATAAAAAGCCATCAGCCGGATTTTTCCTGCTTGACAAATGTGACCTTTTGCAGCCTATACTTCCTGAGCTTTTCGCGCTGAAAGGTGTTGAAAGCATGCATGGTGTAATGCATAAGGAAAACTTTACCCATACGCTGATGGTTGTTGACAACGTAGCGAAGGTCTCTGACTCGCTCTGGCTGCGCTGGGCCGCATTGTTGCATGACATCGGGAAAGCGCCGACCAAAAAATTTGACAAAGTGCGCGGCTGGACATTTCACGGACACGATGCTGTTGGGCAGCGCATGGTACTGAAACTATTCAAGCGATTGCATCTGCCGCAGAATGAAAAAATGCATTATGTTGCAAAAATTGTAGGGTTGCATCTGCGCCCCATCAGTCTGGTTGAAGAAGGTGTTACCGACAGTGCTTTGCGTCGTTTGATTTTCGAAGCCGGTGATGATCTGGATGATTTGCTCATGCATGCCGAAGCAGATATTACTTCAGCCAATAAACAAAAGGTGAAATTATATCTTTCTAATTTTTCCGATTTACGCATGAAGCTTGCTGAAACTGAAGATAATGATCGCATTCGGAATTTTCAGCCGCCGGTTAGTGGCGAAGAGATCATGGAAGTCTTTGGTATTGAGCCTTCACGAGAGGTTGGCCTCATTAAAAATGCAATTAAGGATGCCATTCTCGACGGTGAAATTCACAATAACCGCGAAGAGGCATGGCAGCTGATGCTGGATCAGGGGAAAAAGCTTGGTTTGAAGCCAGTGTAAAATTTTATTAATCGCCCTTTACGCTTCATATTTTTTGTATCTTCGTACAAAATTTTTACAGTATGCATGCCTATAAATTCAGAATCACATCTGACGAAAATGATGAATTTCTGCGTGAAATAGATGTTCTGGCCAATCAGACTTTTGAGGATTTTCATAAATGCCTTGTCAGAACCTGTAAATTGGCCGGGAACGAATTGGCTTCTTTTTATCTCTGTGATAATCAGTGGAGAAAACGTCGTGAAATTACGCTGGTGGATATGTCGATGGATGATGACGAAGAAAAATCTGCGGAATCAAACATCATCATGAAAGATGGTAAGCTGAATCAGGTAATTAACGACCCTCATCAAAAGTTGATTTATGTGTATGATTATCTGAGCATGTACACGCTTTACATCGAGTTGATGAAAATCGGGACTGCTGACCTCACCATGCATTTTCCACTGATTTCCAAAGAAATTTCAGATATTATTGCACCACCTTCAAAAATCAATAAAATTCTGGAGGAAGAAGAAGTTGTTTTTGATGAAGATGAATTGGTGGGAAGTGCGGAAGAGAAGGAAGAAGATGATGAAAATTTGACTGAAGAACAGTTCTACAACGACGATTCCGCTGAGGTTTAATTATTTTTTTGAGACAACTAGCAATGGATTCTTCTGACAATTATTTTAGCGAAGAAGACTTGGACGCGCTTGTATCGCGCTTCCGGAATGCTGTTGAACAGGACGAATCAGAATATTTCGAACCCGATGAGCTTGAAGCAATAGCTGATGTGCTACTGAAAAACGACGAACTTATTCTTGCAAAATCAGCCATAGACTACGGGTTGAAAATGTTTCCGGATAATGAAGATTTTCAGATCCTGGATATTCATTATCATGTTCTTGACAACAGGTC
This genomic interval carries:
- a CDS encoding xanthine dehydrogenase small subunit yields the protein MDFGAEKIKPSTTVLNWLRKDKHHTEVKEGCAEGDCGACTVVMASPDASGKALEYKAVNACLLFLPAIDGKLLITSRGLSPETTFSEELHPVQKAVVDEHATQCGFCTPGFIMSLFAQYHNPAPADDAEINNALAGNLCRCTGYDSIRKAAKAVMQNRIPDLFDKEEKVLIEKLNIIKPDAKLEVLAMEQYYVRPLTLDQALAARHNHPEAIVINGSSDIALQQSKHFRHIPAILDISGVAELKTFERDGNELKIGAGLSLESIRTALQNLFPAFHDILSVFASRQIRQVATLGGNIGSASPIGDTAPLLMACNADLKLVSEKGSRIVPIRDFVVSYRKTVLEANELIAEIYLAIPQKNEIVKMYKVSKRHDMDISTVSAAFRLTLDNNVVSDICMYYGGMAAMTLPVPAVEAFLNGKEWSEQNISAAMEMVKTTFTPLSDARSGAEFRNIAAANLLLQFFNDTKIS
- a CDS encoding DNA gyrase subunit A translates to MSEFENTGERIVKVNIEDQMKSAYIDYSMSVIVSRALPDVRDGMKPVHRRVLFGMHELGVFSNRPTKKSARIVGEVLGKYHPHGDTSVYDAMVRMAQEWSLRYPLVEGQGNFGSIDGDSAAAMRYTEARLRKIAEEILADIDKETVDMQLNFDDSLEEPTVLPAKVPNLLLNGASGIAVGMATNMAPHNLKEVVDGIVAYIDDNEITIEGLMKYIKAPDFPTGGIIYGYDGVKEAYETGRGRVVMRGEANVEVNEKHTQIIIKSIPYQVNKSELLKKFADLVNEKIIDGVTDLRDESDRDGMRIVLDLRRDAVPNVIINQLYQHSPFQSAFNVNNIALVHGRPMMLNLKDLIRHFVDHRHVVVVRRTQFELREAEKRAHILEGLLIALDNIDEVVDILRSSKSVDQARERLMERFSLSDIQSRAIVDMRLRSLIGLERDKLRAEYDELMQRIEYFKKILDDLSLRMQIIKDELLEIKEKFGDEPRTDIVYQGKNFRIEDTIANDSVVITISRMGYIKRTLLSEYRTQNRGGKGFKASNVREEDILENLYIASNHDYLLVFTKKGKVFWIRVYEIPEGARASKGRPIQNLLSIENDDKIQTVINVADLTNTEYVENNFIILCTEHGVIKKTSLEAYSRPRQNGINAIGIREGDTLIQASLTNGKNEVLIALRSGRAIRFPEEKVRPMGRNASGVRGVTLAGADDRVVGMVCIEDKLDQILVVSEKGFGKRSDIEDYRVTNRGGKGVKTINVTEKTGKLVAAMSVKDGDELMIINVSGIAIRMSVSDLRVVGRATQGVKLINLSGKDSIASVAKIASDFVEIEEIVEENVEENEQNPTENESAEPTDEVKE
- a CDS encoding xanthine dehydrogenase molybdopterin binding subunit, coding for MKKQLKHTISQQDPVHDSAIKHVQGTTVYIDDIPLRSGELHGYIVTSPVAKGKLKSVDISAAKNLPGVRCIMTANDIPGDNQMGPVFHDEPCLAESQVQCIGQAIALIAADSFEIAYKAASLVKLDIEPETPILTIEDAIQHNSRMQPERRIERGDPDGVIHKSAHVLHGQFHSGGQEHWYLETQICLAVPGENDEMTCYSSTQHPTETQAVVAEVLGIGRNQVVVETRRLGGAFGGKETSGNHLAAWTSLLAARTRKPVRLRLTRDMDQSITGKRHRFQSDWKIGFDSEGRIEAYTVIFNSDAGYATDLTMAILERAMLHAENAYYIPNIRIIGNTWKTNLPSNVAFRGFGQPQGMAVIENAIDVMARFLKKDPNVIRQLNFYGIHDRNTAPYGATISENRLGLVYEKIIQTSDYFNRKKQADEFNSNNRDVKRGIALVPVKFGISFTTAFLNQAGALVHIYADGTVQVNHGGIEMGQGLNLKMLQVSAAELGVSFERIIVTPTNTSKVPNTSATAASSGSDLNGMAIKNAMDQLKARIKTVAPEILEEKYPGKKVESENVTIENDTVFDNTQSEISCGFEEFCSMAYLKQTHLSSAGYYRTPDIWFDRAKGVGKPFHYYTYGMAVSEVEVNLLTGRVKLLRADLVEDAGKSINPMIDKGQVIGGFVQGLGWVTTEDLKWNKDGKLLNASPDTYKIPTITDVPVEINVELLENAFNENTILGSKAVGEPPLPLAVSAWLAIKYAIASVKNNETEPLLSIPATNEEVVLAVQRLRAGAE